The following DNA comes from Dioscorea cayenensis subsp. rotundata cultivar TDr96_F1 unplaced genomic scaffold, TDr96_F1_v2_PseudoChromosome.rev07_lg8_w22 25.fasta BLBR01001396.1, whole genome shotgun sequence.
atataaaatcatGTGCAATTACACACTTAATTATCAAGCATGTGCACTTGCATTTCAAGGTGACATTAGTCCATCAACTTATGAAAAAGCCTACCACCATAAGTCCCAAACAAAAAAGCTTACAAGCACGACTTACACCTATAAGCCGGAGCATAAGAGCAAGACAAATGAGCTTATAGGTTAAGCTTACACCTGTAAGCTTGGTTATAAGGAACAGTAAAAGGAGTCTATGGGCTGGGCTTGTACTCTAACACTGGTCACAAGCATCAAACATGAGCACTTACGATCTCAGGCTTATTCCTATGAATTGGATAGTAAGACCCAAACATAAAACCATACGGTCATGGTTACTCTAGTAAGATTTATAACTTTTCATCTTCAGGTCTATAACCCATGATTACGTCCATAAGGTGCCCCCATAGGCCTTAGGTTATAAATAGGGTTTTTAAAGGTTTTAGAAGGGGCTTtggtgcaataaaaaaaatgtaaacttAACGTTTTGCCACATTAAAGATAGCACAAAtagtaaaaacataaataaatatagttcaaaaattcattcataaacaaaaagaataaaatttagttaaaaattttgaaacacaatatttcaaatacTATAATGGTTTCTTAATTCAATTACCAAAATTTATCatttaggggtcgtttggttcgtggtaatgacatcttaccacgtaacgagattatcATGGTAATATGGATGGGAATATTATATGGCTGGGAATATTGtagtaatttgatataaccatgtttggttgggaacttttATGACTGGGAATAATTTATTACTGTGTTTGGTtcgtcatggtaatcaattagtaaaatataaaaaatcccaaaaataccCTCTTAACATTTGGTAATTCTTATCTTTGGTAGAATTCAGGTAtattttttcaaaccctagaTCGCTCCATTGATGGCGTCCGATGATCCTGAAATCGAGGTCATCTCCGATCCAAATTCCCTGCACAATGGGAACCCTAGCTCCGGGGAGGTTGTTTCCAACGCCATCGTTGATGTTTAGTCCACCTCATCTTATGGCGATCTCCAGTAGGTCCGGAACTTCATAGAGAGGGAGGGGCACACCGTCTCTAAGCCCGATGGCAATGGCTACCACGCCCTCCAGTGGGCCACCCTCAATAACCACGTCGACGTCGCTCAGTATATCATCAAggtaaaaccctaaacccaaccCGAATCATAATCTCTGCTCAATGTTTCTATTGTTCAGGTTCTTTGTTGATTAATTTGAggaaaattttggtttttgataatttttttttaaaatattgaagcaTGGTGGTGATGTGAACGCGGCTGATAACACGCAACAAATAGCGTTGCATTGGGAGCCTGTCCGAGGATCGGTGGCCATCGCGAACGCTCCAGAAACACTATCGGGAGAACGAAACACCAGATGAAAATAAATTTCGCATATAAGACCCtatattatgtttaaaattattttttaaaaataatggtatATTTGacccaaaaaatttattagataaCCATTAACTTGGTAATATCAGATAGCCACCTAATTTagtggtaatgagattaccaagtttcttggtaatattctaATGTTGGTAATCTTATATTACTATCAACATTACCATTGTCccctaaccaaacatggtataCCACGTAACAAGCggtaatattttcacattaccGCCAACTAAATAGCccttatataattattaatcaattcAATTTCCAACAATAGGATGATGATATATTCTCATTTCgcaaaaataacttgagtttaaaatattaagtttttattaatatttattaaatcaatttaaataaaaaagtttccTCTCCTTTACCTTTTGAAAGGTTCCTTTTGGGACCATATTTTTAGCCCCGgtaaaaaatttacttttatcaaaaaaaaaaaaaaattaatccagtGATAAACTAGGCGATTATATACACTAAAATGCGCGTTCAAAAATGTCACACATTCAAATTCAAAAGTCAAAGACAATCACAAGATTACTATGCAAGTTGAAAAAAGGTTTATAATTGtacttacattttttttagcttttggTGGAAATAAAGAAGCAGCACGAGCAAAGTACAAATTTAATCACCCACCatgatctctttataaaccaaaacaattatAACTAATTATGTTTCTCATCTACACATCAAAAAAAGATCAAGGAACTAGTGCCACCTTGATCATTCCACAAGCAAAtacttcaatatttttatttatatcttgatGATATGATGAAACACTATAAACTATATATAGCAGGTATTCCATCTCTCCTGACGATCTAACTGtaaaatgtaaacaatgacaaGTGTTGAGCAAgcacacaaatacacacaaacacaggtcaataattttatttataactcGTTGATTATACAAAGAGACAGCTATATAAAAAGcatagacacacacacacacacacacaaacacgcTTCAATTTAGTCATGCaatattattacatatattttcCACATTTATAATTAAGCCATCTTTATAAGGAAACATCCACACACATCGATGTTAACTTCAGCTTCATGTTTTGTCATAGAGTACTCAAGGATGACCAACGTAGCCAGGAATATAAGGATAACCATTATAGTAACCGCCATAGTATCTGTTACCAGGAATATAGCCTGGTCGAAAACCATTGTAGTAACCATTTCCTGGTCGGTAACCATAGCCATAGTAGCCACCAGGGAACAACCCCGGTCCTCCATatatcttctcttcttcatattttgttttgtcCACTTTTTCCTCtacatcaaataaaatttatcgaaattaaaataaaaattattgcccatctaaaaatcaagttaCATGTGGAGACAACGAATAGAGGTGTAGAAAGAAGACAATAATTCTTTAAAATAAGCTAAaattttaagaagaagaagaagaagaagaatatataataaaaacagtAGGCttctaattataaataatttataataaataataatatcaaattttCACTCTGTAATATCTGCTAACTAACAAATATGGTTTTACCCCAAGCACACGTGTACCAAGATATATTCCCCAAATAACCATGCACGCTCATGTATAGAGAGATGCGCACTATCTCAATCCTTGACCTTTAacataatcataaatttatatggtttcaaaaataaaaaaaaaagttttagatTTGTGTGTTaaagatatttataattataaaaaacaaaagagtttAGAATATACGAGTTTGCTGAGCTAGCTCGCGAGCTGAAACCACTTCCAAAGAGACAATGAGAATGATTCCCAAGAGAGTTGTCAAAACAAACAGAGACTTGGAGGAAACCATGATAATTAAACagagatgatgataataatgatcactagaagaagagaagaacagTACTAAAGATGTGAAGAGCTATGACTTCTATTGATCTCTATTTATAGGGATAAAAAAGTTATCCATATATATCTCTTAGGAACCTTTAGTACCTGAACGTCCTTTCATGCATGCAGTTAACTAGTTGGGtgatactaattaattaattaaaactatgTATTGTTTCATATTTGACTTAATCCCTTGTACTTGACCTAACTTTGAGTCTGTGGAATAAAAGGGTTTGCACAACCTTGGTTAGGTCAGTGATTGAGATATTTCAAGATAATTTACCGGTTACTTGatgcaatatataaatataatctGTTAGATCATACAGTCATTGATGCAGACATATAAACGTAATCAAATGCATACTAGCTACTTGGTctaattaatatgaaataattatacatatatatagtgtATGAGAATTTGATTAAGTTAATTAGATTATAACTCAGTGACTTAAAGCCAACAAgtggtatgtatatatatgcgcTTATGTTTAGTCGGATTAATGTAACTAGCTATGTCGATATGTTTGTGCTTACAATTTACTTTGTAGGAGTCCAACTAAGTTGGTGTATATGCTGTTTGTATGGACGCAACAAAGTCTATATGCATTTAATTATAAGTTTGTACGCATGTAACTCAGTCTAGTTATACTTGTTTTTGGCTACGGTACAATTAATTCAATTAGCATTAGAGTATAACACTCGCGTAAGTTGAATGACAAAATGATGATTGAATTTTACATATGAtgtatctaattttttattatatatagttgTTTATGTGTTATGTCTACCTTAATAATAGTACCAATTGCATTATTATCAGTTCTTGCATGGCTTGACAAATGTTACATGTATACCGGCTTATAGTTATGTGTGGATATAGTTAAATTCGTATGTTTGTATTTATTCTTGTGTATGGTAATTATATCATTAATAATAGGATATGATACTTgtataaaaatgttttaaaatcaagggccatattttttttttggcatataTGTATCATGTTTATAAGTAATTTTCATAATCGCTCTATAACTGACTATATAGTATATAGTAATCTGACAAGTATTATGCATATCTATTTGCGATTCTTTTTTATGGATATAATTAACTTGATGCATGAATCTAGATAAGTTATATGTTTCTGAATATAATTAAGTAAATGATCATGTATGTCCAACTATATTATTGGCTAAAGTTTTGTTTGATCATGGCtttaatatatttacatatatttaaattcaaattattttaatttataaatatatttttctaataaatataattaatgtttttaaaactcttaataaatttaaagcCCGTGCCATAGGGCTGTTtctgtatttttaaaataaattttaatgtgtgtgtgtttattcCTAATACAAATAGGCATGAAGTATATTGGCTTCAAgtgaaaaaacataaaagcaaataaaattaaatttctctaattGTGTACTTGAAATAATATAGTTATACCACTtgtcaaatttttaataataattttatcataaacTATGAAAATCTCTTGATATATACAAATTCTTCTTGATTTATTCGTTCTATTTCCACATGGTAACTATTGTTCATGCTGCATATGCTAATATCatgtataaattaaaaagaaaacctttcttctccatctcatttaataggaaaaaaaagtaaaaaaaaaaaaatcaaattttagtaGTTTGAcacattataatttaaaaaaaaacatttaagtaGAAAATGGACCAAGAAATCACttataaataaagatttatttgatttaaagaaTATTAGAAGTAGTGAAGATTAATGAAGGTGATAATATTAATTCAAAAGCaagagttaattttttatttatttaaaaactcatGGTCTTAttgctaattttaattaatttattaagtaGTACTTGTATGTAACCCATGCTAATTCACtcaagacatatatatatatatatctgctcTTTCGGAAAAGCATAATACAATACATGCTAAAAGATGCATTGCGGATAATATTATTGGTGCCCAAGAAGTAATCTTCAATTTGCAAAAGCGGAAAATTCTCGGTTATATCTTCAAAGTGGATTTCGCAAAAGCTTTCGATTCTTTAGATTGGAACTTTCTTCTTGATGTCCTTGTTGCCAGAGGATTCGGATCTAGAAGTCTTTCCTGAATTCATACTATCCTTAGTACTGCCAAGACATAGTTCATCATTAACGGATCCACTCAGGGACACATTAGATGTAAAAGAGGTCTGAGACAAGGTGATCATTTATCGCCTCTACTCTTTGCTCTTGCTGCAGATGTCCTAAGCGCTATGTTCTCCCATGCACTTAGATCCAAAGTGTTAGTGGGTGTCTCCTTGGATCATTTGATTAACATCTACCATTTATAATATGTTGATGACCTCTTAATTTTCTCAGCTGGAGGACATGAAGATCttcaaatcatcaaattaattctttatctttttgagGGGTCTTCTAGCCTTTCCATCAATTACTCGAAAAGTTGTTTGTATTCTACACACTTCCAACCTCATTACACTTCCGCCAGAATTCTTAACTGTTTCAGAAACTGTTTGCCAATCACTTACTTAGGGATTCCTTTTTCCGGAAGAAGGCCAAGATGTATTGATTGGGCAAAGCTCATTGGAATGGTTCGATCTAGGCTTAGTCCTTGGAAAACAAATTACTTATCCCTTGGAGGCCGCCTAACTCTCATTAATTCCATGCTTTCAACTGTCCCAGTTTATTGGATGTCGGTCTTCAAACTCTCCGCCTGGgtaatcaaagatattgatcaaattcgcagagattttctttggaaaggtccTGACCTGGGCTCCAAAGAAACCAGATTGGTTGCCTGGAATAGAATCACCAGGCCCCACGAAATGGGAGGTTGGGAAATCCTCAACCTTCAGGAATTTAATAAAGCTTTActtgggaagtggtggtggaaattatcttGTAAACCAGACAGTGGTTGGGCTAAAATCATTCACTCTAATTACTCAATTAGTAGCCCAAACGGAATCCTTTTCCACAACCCACCTAGaaacaaatctttcttttgggcaGGAGTGAACTCTACTTTACTTCTCTTCCGATCCtgtataaacaaaattatcagAAATGGTTCAAACACATCCCTTTGGTTTGACTGTTGGCATACTGGACAATTGCTCAAAGATCTCTGGCCAACACTTTTCTCTGATTGTACATCTCCTTGGATAAATATTAGACAATTTATCAAACTTATTAATAGCCCAGAGGTTCTCTTTCACTATGCTTCCCCAGATATGTTATCCTATCTGTTAGAGATCATACCTGATTGCTCTCGTATATAGTCAGGAAGATATCTACTCCTGGGCACCggaaaaaaaatgggaaattcACAGtcaaatcattttataaattcctTATTGATGGTGGAATGCGCAGTCCACATTACTCTCAATTCTAGAAAATCCGCTGCCCTAGCAAAATAACTCTTTTTTGCTGGCTCGCTGGGGAAGATAAAATCCTCACTCTCACAAATCTCTTCAAGAGATGGTGCAATATTCAAAGCTCTACAGATACATGTGTTCTATGTCACAAAGCCTCTGAAAAGCTTaaccatttttttcttgaatgtgaATTCTTCAATCGTCTCTGGGGTTTTTTTCTCACAGGTCCTTGGTTTCAACCTCTCTCCACATTCAATTCTCACACTTTGGACTTTTTGGATTCCATCCCTTACCCCTCAACACCGAATCCTCTGGGATCTAATCTCCCGTACAATCTTGTGGAATATCTGGATTAAACGAAACACTCGTATTTTCCATTTGACTGCTTTACCgctttacaatatttttattaaaactgctaatatgcttctttttTGGTTCTCAACTACAGCTGATAGTCAACAGCCAGCTCTTACTGAAGCTTCACAGAAAATTAAGCGCTGCCTTAATTTCTTTAGCGCTAGAGCCTCAAATCTTGTTAAAGAGTCAGACCATGATCTTGCGCAGGAGTAGTTGCTCCTTTCGATGGTTTAGGCAGGCTTGAGGGACCAAACGGTGTCTTCCGCCTTCCCAGCTTCTTTTCtccttgtattttattttcctgtCGTTCTTAGTACTtctcctcacttctggtgagagcttttatcttgtgttccctgtctatctttttattcaataaagttgtggtttatccacatttatttcaaaaaaaaaaaaaaaatctgaacttacaaatatatatatttatacatataaaaatatatattcaatgatTTCTTAATCCCAAATTAACACTCCTATCTAAACAATTAATTTCtgctaaaaaaaagaaaacaaacaaatacaaatatttttatcatttcaataacaaaatcaaatacttttatttatatgttgatgatcgtacaaaaattaaactataTGAAAAATActcccattatttttttcacccaAACTTTAGTCATGCATTATAAAATATTGCATGCATCCACGCACAGATATATGCTTCTAATTAACTTCATCTTTATGTATTGTTATACAATACTCAAAAGGAGCCAATATAGAGATCGATCATATATAACATTAACGGCTGCCAAGGCCAAAACCAGGTCGGAAGCCAACACATAGTCTATATAATTTAGTTCTCAAAGAATCAATTCATGTGTGTTGTATGAaataatgtttatataatttagcTCTCAAAGAAACGATTTTTGTGTGTATATGGGTGGGTAGTATTAATTAGTCACAGCCAAGGTCAAATTAATCCtggtcttatatatatatatatatatatatatatatgtcgtTTGCTCCTTGATCACATATATCCTGCTtaatttgtctatttttttctcttgattatataaatttattaaagtttaaatataaaatcatgatccatttaaaaattaaaacatgggTAGAGAACTTATAAAGGAGGTGgagaaaaaacaataacattttaGAATAAGTTAACTTTATTTACAATAATAGACTTCCTAGCTTCAcacgcacatatatatatagattgtattattttaaatataaagtgttctataataataattaaaaaataaacattattttcaacaaaaaataatgcaaGCAGAAAATTCTTCTCATATGCTAAAATAGTAAAcatatatttaccctcaatATATATCGAGTATTTCGCCCTCACACATagtgctcatatatatatatatatgaacatatatatgcatgtaggCGTTTGTGTTTAAAAATACAGAcagacacagagagagagagagagagagagagagagagagagagagagagagagaggggagaATGGAGATACACTGCATCTTAATTAAAGTGTTACGTGGGCTCCGACTTTATAATAGATTTATactgttttaaaaaatacataggattTATGAATTAAAACTCATTAAAGAAAATGAGAATATAATTCATAAAAGACCGGTCAAAGCAAATAGTGACTTAGAAGAAGcaatgataataatttataacCAGTTAGAGATGCATGATGATGATCACTTGAAGAGGAGAAGAACGGTGAAGATGAGAAGAACCATGGTTTCCATTAATGACGTTCTCTGTTCATAGGGGtaaatagtgataaaaaaaatatgtctagaAAAGTTTGGTACGTGAACGTCCTTTCATGCATGCAGTTAGTTAGTTggtaacattaattaattaattaaagctaTATGTAGTATCACTTTTGACTTAAAACTTTTGTACTTGTTCTAACTTCGTGTATGTGGAATAAAAGGTTTCGCACAACTTTTGTTTAGGTCAGTGATTGAGAAATTTCAAGCTCTTTAATTACTTGTTACTTAATGCGCgcaatatatataactatatttatAAGTACTGATTAGTTGATGTATGTTGTCCTTAATATAAACATACTAACATAACCAAATGCGCACATACTAGCTGGTTGGTTTAATAGTAAGTAATTATATACGCGGCGCATGAGAATTTGAATAAGTTAGTGATTATACTAATTGATTGGATAACAACCAAGTGTATAGAGGCATATGTGTGTGGATATGTGTGAGTTTGTGTGAGTTTAACGCACTAAGTTGGTATGTAGTTGTAATTAATTAGGTCTCTATATGATTAAATTCATGTATGGCTTTGTTTAGGCACGGCTCACTTTTGGTGACTGCGCCTTGCCTCGAGATGGTGGTATGTTtctgtatttttgttgtttcttgttgcttttatgttttcttgttttgttcgttctattttttttattttaataattctttggtttatccaccttgtttaaaaaaaaatcatgtatgaatatatatgttacaATTAGTACGATTAACATTAGAATTTGACATGTAATTGTAAATGACAAAATGATCCTTGAAATTTATGAATTATGTATCTAATTTTCTATGATAGTCAcgtgtttatgttttttaataattgtattaattgCATTATGATCAACTGTTTAATAACCCAGCGTAACAGGTGTTACAAATATATCTGTATGTAGCAATATATATACTTGCGTGAGGCCATGACTTATTTGTTACGGTTGTATACTATAGTATTATTGCACCCACTAACAATAGGACATTGACatgcatataaaataataaaataattgaatgtTTAGATATCATGTAATGTGTTTTATGTAGTATACGTGTCATGTTTGTAAGTGACAGTCCTAATTGCAAGATAATTGACTATACATTAATCCAGTAGCATTGTTTAAGCATATGCTTTATCTTTTGGTATGGATATTATTAAATTGATTAGTTTAGATCAGCTCTATTTTTCTCGAATttacacaattaattaattaattaatactcaAAATTTCCATCATGTTTCTcaatccaacaaaaacaaacacaatttcTAACTTTTCCTTGTTTACAAACAAAGCTCAATACTTCTTATTTATAAGTTAATGATCTTACAAAAAGCAGTAAAGTATCCCAAATATTTCATATCTTTCTCTTGCACACTTAAACAGCAACACTTTGGTCATGcattattacatatattaataaccacattactaattaatttaaacATCCTGATTAGAATGCAcatatgtgatatatatatatatatatatatatatatatatatatatatatatatagactactAGCttcatttttatgtattttttataaaattctcaTGGGTAGCCAACATAGCCAATACCATATCCTGGATAACCACCTTGATAACCACCATATCCCGGATAACCACCTTGAAAACCATTATATCCAGGATAACCACCTTGGTAACCACCATAGTAGGGCCCAAAGCCAGGCATGAAGCGAGGGCCATAACCATTGCGAAAGCCTGCCCCAGGGTAACCACCTTGTACTTGTCCTTGTCCTTGAtgtatcttcttctcctcttcgtATCCTGCTTTATTCACCTCATCTcctacattaaataaaatttatataatcaataataaaactaaatgtAAACCTTcttaatataaacaatatcTTACTCTTAAAGAGAtggaattatttaaattattgtatttaataatgGAATTTTATAAACtagtaatattaataaacaatcaaaatttaagaaataaatgtTTAGGTTTTTATGTTGAACCTTCGTCAGCTGATCAAATAAAAATGTTCTCTCCAACCAGATCCCAAATATTTGAATAGCtagctaattaataataatatttcaatgCTAAGCATCCCCTTAATAAAACAATGAT
Coding sequences within:
- the LOC120256318 gene encoding probable protein S-acyltransferase 23; the protein is MASDDPEIEVISDPNSLHNGNPSSGEVRNFIEREGHTVSKPDGNGYHALQWATLNNHVDVAQYIIKHGGDVNAADNTQQIALHWEPVRGSVAIANAPETLSGERNTR
- the LOC120256327 gene encoding uncharacterized protein LOC120256327 — its product is MVSSKSLFVLTTLLGIILIVSLEVVSARELAQQTQEKVDKTKYEEEKIYGGPGLFPGGYYGYGYRPGNGYYNGFRPGYIPGNRYYGGYYNGYPYIPGYVGHP
- the LOC120256329 gene encoding prisilkin-39-like codes for the protein MAFSKSVVVLMALFGISLLLSVQVISARELAQEKGDEVNKAGYEEEKKIHQGQGQVQGGYPGAGFRNGYGPRFMPGFGPYYGGYQGGYPGYNGFQGGYPGYGGYQGGYPGYGIGYVGYP